In Rattus norvegicus strain BN/NHsdMcwi chromosome 3, GRCr8, whole genome shotgun sequence, a genomic segment contains:
- the Lgr4 gene encoding leucine-rich repeat-containing G-protein coupled receptor 4 isoform X1 yields the protein MEGDISMNNITQLPEDAFKSFPFLEELQLAGNDLSFIHPKALSGLKELKVLTLQNNQLRTVPSEAIHGLSALQSLRLDANHITSVPEDSFEGLVQLRHLWLDDNSLTEVPVRPLSNLPTLQALTLALNNISSIPDFAFTNLSSLVVLHLHNNKIKSLSQHCFDGLDNLETLDLNYNNLDEFPQAIKALPSLKELGFHSNSISVIPDGAFGGNPLLRTIHLYDNPLSFVGNSAFHNLSDLHSLVIRGASLVQWFPNLTGTVHLESLTLTGTKISSIPDDLCQNQKMLRTLDLSYNNIRDLPSFNGCRALEEISLQRNQISLIKENTFQGLTSLRILDLSRNLIREIHSGAFAKLGTITNLDVSFNELTSFPTEGLNGLNQLKLVGNFKLKDALAARDFANLRSLSVPYAYQCCAFWGCDSYANLNTEDNSPQEHSVTKEKGATDAANVTSTAENEEHSQIIIHCTPSTGAFKPCEYLLGSWMIRLTVWFIFLVALLFNLLVILTVFASCSSLPASKLFIGLISVSNLLMGIYTGILTFLDAVSWGRFAEFGIWWETGSGCKVAGSLAVFSSESAVFLLTLAAVERSVFAKDLMKHGKSSHLRQFQVAALLALLGAAVAGCFPLFHGGQYSASPLCLPFPTGETPSLGFTVTLVLLNSLAFLLMAIIYTKLYCNLEKEDLSENSQSSVIKHVAWLIFTNCIFFCPVAFFSFAPLITAISISPEIMKSVTLIFFPLPACLNPVLYVFFNPKFKEDWKLLKRRVTRKHGSVSVSISSQGGCGEQDFYYDCGMYSHLQGNLTVCDCCESFLLTKPVSCKHLIKSHSCPVLTAASCQRPEAYWSDCGTQSAHSDYADEEDSFVSDSSDQVQACGRACFYQSRGFPLVRYAYNLQRVRD from the exons ACGCTTAGATGCCAACCATATTACCTCAGTCCCGGAGGACAGTTTTGAAGGGCTTGTCCAGTTACGCCATCTGTGGCTGGATGACAACAGCTTGACGGAAGTGCCCGTGCGTCCCCTCAGCAACCTGCCAACCCTGCAGGCGCTGACCTTGGCTCTCAACAACATCTCAAGCATCCCTGACTTCGCTTTCACCAACCTTTCAAGCTTGGTGGTTCT GCATCTGcataacaataaaattaaaagccTCAGTCAACACTGTTTTGATGGACTAGATAACCTGGAAACCTT GGACTTGAATTACAATAACTTGGATGAGTTTCCTCAGGCTATTAAAGCCCTTCCCAGCCTTAAAGAGCT GGGATTTCACAGTAATTCTATTTCTGTTATTCCTGATGGAGCATTTGGTGGTAATCCACTGCTAAGAACTat TCATTTGTATGATAATCCTCTGTCTTTTGTGGGGAACTCAGCATTTCACAACCTGTCTGATCTGCATTCCTT AGTCATTCGTGGTGCAAGCCTGGTGCAGTGGTTCCCCAATCTGACCGGAACTGTCCATTTGGAGAGTCT AACCTTGACAGGGACAAAAATAAGCAGCATACCTGATGATCTGTGCCAAAACCAAAAGATGCTGAGGACTCT ggACTTATCTTATAACAATATAAGAGACCTTCCAAGTTTTAATGGTTGTCGTGCATTGGAAGAAAT ttcattgCAGCGTAATCAAATCTCCCTAATAAAGGAAAATACTTTTCAAGGCCTAACATCTCTAAGGATTCT AGATCTGAGTAGAAACCTGATCCGTGAAATTCACAGTGGAGCTTTTGCGAAGCTTGGGACAATTACTAACCT GGATGTAAGTTTCAATGAATTAACTTCATTTCCTACGGAAGGCCTAAATGGGCTCAATCAACTAAAGCTTGTGGGTAACTTCAAGCTGAAAGACGCCTTGGCAGCCAGAGACTTTGCTAATCTCAG GTCTCTATCAGTACCATATGCTTATCAGTGTTGTGCATTTTGGGGGTGTGACTCTTATGCAAATTTAAACACAGAAGATAACAGCCCCCAAGAACACAGTGTGACAAAAGAGAAAG GTGCTACAGATGCAGCAAATGTCACCAGCACTGCTGAGAACGAAGAACATAGCCAAATAATTATCCACTGTACACCTTCAACAG gTGCTTTCAAGCCCTGTGAATATTTACTGGGAAGCTGGATGATTCGCCTTACAGTGTGGTTCATTTTCCTGGTCGCCTTGCTTTTCAACCTGCTTGTCATTTTAACAGTGTTTGCGTCTTGTTCATCACTGCCTGCCTCCAAACTCTTCATAGGCTTGATTTCTGTGTCTAACTTACTCATGGGCATCTATACTGGCATCCTTACTTTTCTTGATGCTGTGTCCTGGGGCCGATTTGCCGAATTTGGCATTTGGTGGGAAACTGGCAGCGGCTGCAAGGTAGCCGGGTCTCTGGCAGTCTTCTCCTCAGAGAGCGCTGTATTCCTATTAACACTGGCAGCTGTGGAAAGAAGCGTATTTGCAAAGGATTTGATGAAACACGGGAAGAGCAGTCACCTCAGACAGTTCCAGGTGGCCGCCCTCTTAGCTTTGCTGGGTGCCGCAGTGGCAGGCTGCTTCCCCCTTTTCCACGGAGGGCAATATTCTGCATCGCCCTTGTGTTTGCCGTTTCCTACAGGAGAAACCCCATCGTTAGGATTCACTGTGACCTTAGTGCTATTAAACTCACTGGCATTTTTACTAATGGCCATTATCTACACTAAACTATACTGCAACTTAGAGAAGGAGGACCTGTCGGAAAACTCCCAGTCTAGCGTGATTAAGCACGTTGCCTGGCTCATCTTCACAAACTGCATCTTCTTCTGCCCTGTTGCATTTTTCTCATTTGCACCATTGATCACGGCAATCTCCATCAGCCCCGAGATAATGAAGTCTGTTACACTGATATTCTTCCCGTTGCCTGCTTGCCTGAATCCGGTCCTGTATGTTTTCTTCAACCCAAAGTTTAAAGAAGACTGGAAGCTACTGAAGCGGCGTGTTACCAGGAAACACGGATCTGTTTCAGTTTCCATCAGCAGCCAAGGCGGTTGTGGGGAACAGGATTTCTACTATGACTGTGGCATGTATTCCCACTTGCAGGGTAACCTGACTGTCTGTGACTGCTGTGAGTCATTTCTTTTGACAAAACCAGTATCATGCAAACACTTAATAAAATCGCACAGTTGTCCTGTATTGACAGCGGCCTCttgccagaggccagaggcctaCTGGTCTGATTGTGGTACACAGTCAGCCCATTCTGACTATGCAGATGAAGAAGATTCCTTTGTCTCAGACAGCTCTGACCAGGTGCAGGCCTGTGGACGAGCCTGCTTCTACCAGAGTCGTGGATTCCCTCTGGTGCGCTATGCTTACAATCTACAGAGAGTCAGAGACTGA